In Haematobia irritans isolate KBUSLIRL chromosome 1, ASM5000362v1, whole genome shotgun sequence, a genomic segment contains:
- the LOC142220130 gene encoding uncharacterized protein LOC142220130: MPGRIPHDMECDVAEVEIPSSNQHQQVVIAGNNNNDQVNDRKRQRLENALQPTDIVIPGLSEKLKNYQPTDQNRFGILGVLADVNIECPSTSSQPPIKNNINNNKTTQKPKWCPPIYIYNIQLSIPQ; this comes from the exons ATGCCTGGCCGTATCCCACACGATATGGAGTGTGACGTAGCGGAGGTAGAAATACCCTCATCAAATCAGCATCAACAAGTGGTCATTGCCGGCAACAATAACAATGATCAAGTCAACGACCGTAAAAGGCAGCGGCTTGAAAATGCATTACAACCAACAGACATTGTTATTCCTGGCCTGTcggagaaattaaaaaattaccaaCCCACTGACCAGAACAGGTTTGGCATCCTTGGAGTGTTGGCTGATGTCAATATCGAATGTCCCAGTACCAGCTCGCAACCACCAATTAaaaacaacatcaacaacaacaaaactacaCAAAAACCAAAATGGTGTCCTCCCATTTACATCTATAAT ATACAACTGTCCATACCTCAATGA